A genome region from Solanum stenotomum isolate F172 unplaced genomic scaffold, ASM1918654v1 scaffold23673, whole genome shotgun sequence includes the following:
- the LOC125851288 gene encoding uncharacterized protein LOC125851288, translating into MYPRVKVRVQKEEDDQYAYQSLPSLKAFESLSISDFSSSDDSPTSVVRIPRACILSPDRHGLPSSRGRTKENNQTIFGGSKTNTRATSVPRPRAVLSSPVNDQMISTRSKTKAEVVSDLKNHNSCQNRHHIKCKTFPKSIQDSHHTCGNKGSKETDDGKLDPRARARLVKGDPSRRTHLQEGDQHPVRSKVKQ; encoded by the exons A tGTATCCAAGGGTTAAGGTGAGGGTAcagaaagaagaagatgatcAGTATGCTTATCAGTCTTTGCCATCTTTGAAGGCTTTTGAATCCCTTTCCATAAGTGATTTCTCTTCTTCAG ATGATTCTCCTACATCAGTTGTGAGGATACCCCGAGCATGTATTTTAAGCCCAGACAGACATGGGCTTCCATCATCGAGAG GGAGAACAAAGGAAAATAACCAAACCATTTTTGGTGGAAGCAAAACAAATACAAGGGCCACTTCAGTCCCTCGACCACGTGCCGTCTTATCAAGCCCTG TTAATGATCAAATGATAAGCACGAGGAGCAAGACGAAAGCAGAAGTAGTTTCAGACTTGAAGAATCACAATTCATGTCAAAACAGACATCATATCAAGTGCAAAACTTTTccaaaatcaattcaagattcaCATCATACATGTGGAAATAAGGGCTCAAAAGAGACGGATGATGGGAAACTTGATCCTCGAGCAAGAGCAAGGCTAGTGAAAGGTGATCCAAGTCGAAGAACACACCTTCAAGAAGGTGATCAACATCCTGTTCGTTCAAAAGTAAAACAGTAA
- the LOC125851233 gene encoding succinate-semialdehyde dehydrogenase, mitochondrial isoform X1, with protein sequence MQMIRVRTRMALSACAMLYRSSISGPVRLMTTDTQSVAAKLSSSGLLRSQALIGGKWVDAYDGKTIKVHNPATGEVITDVPCMGGRETNDAISSAYDAFSSWSKLTAAERSKYLRKWYDLIMAHKEELGQLMTLEQGKPLKEAIGEVSYGAGFIEFSAEEGKRIYGDIIPSPLADRRLFVLKQPVGVVGAITPWNFPLAMITRKIGPALACGCTVVIKPSELTPLTALAAAELSIQAGIPLGVVNVVMGNAPAIGDALLASPQVRKITFTGSTKVGKILMEGAAATVKKVSLELGGNAPCIIFDDADLEVALKGALATKFRNTGQTCVCANRILVQEGIYDKFANAFAKAVQNMKVGDGFTEGVEQGPLINEAAVQKVESFVEEATSKGAKVLVGGKRHSLGMTFYEPTVVTGVNSEMLLAKEEVFGPVAPLLKFKTDEEAIQMANDTNAGLAAYIFSTNIKRAWRVTEALEYGIVGVNEGLVSTEVAPFGGVKQSGLGREGSKYGMDEYLEMKYVCLGSMS encoded by the coding sequence ATGCAAATGATTCGTGTGCGTACCAGAATGGCTCTTTCTGCTTGTGCGATGTTATATCGTTCCTCAATTTCAGGTCCTGTGCGACTGATGACGACAGACACACAAAGTGTTGCTGCTAAGCTGAGCAGCTCTGGATTGTTGCGGAGTCAGGCTCTTATTGGAGGGAAATGGGTTGATGCATATGATGGGAAGACTATAAAGGTCCACAATCCTGCAACAGGGGAGGTAATAACAGATGTGCCATGCATGGGAGGGAGGGAGACGAACGATGCAATTTCTTCTGCCTATGATGCATTTAGTTCATGGAGCAAACTTACTGCAGCTGAAAGGAGCAAATATTTAAGGAAGTGGTATGATTTGATAATGGCCCATAAAGAAGAACTTGGACAGCTTATGACACTAGAGCAAGGGAAACCTCTGAAAGAGGCCATTGGTGAAGTTAGTTATGGGGCTGGTTTTATTGAGTTCTCCGCTGAAGAGGGTAAGCGTATATATGGTGACATCATTCCATCACCATTAGCAGATAGGCGGTTATTTGTTTTAAAGCAACCAGTTGGTGTTGTTGGTGCAATTACTCCGTGGAATTTTCCCCTGGCTATGATTACCCGAAAAATTGGCCCTGCTCTTGCTTGTGGTTGTACAGTGGTGATAAAACCATCTGAACTCACACCCTTGACTGCTTTAGCAGCAGCTGAACTCTCCATTCAAGCTGGAATACCACTGGGTGTAGTGAATGTTGTTATGGGAAATGCACCTGCTATTGGAGACGCACTGCTCGCAAGCCCACAGGTAAGAAAAATTACATTCACAGGTTCAACCAAGGTTGGGAAAATATTGATGGAAGGTGCTGCTGCCACCGTTAAAAAGGTGTCTCTTGAGCTAGGCGGTAATGCACCTTGCATCATCTTTGATGACGCAGATCTTGAAGTAGCTTTAAAAGGAGCTCTGGCAACAAAGTTCCGTAACACCGGACAAACATGTGTATGCGCGAACAGAATACTTGTGCAAGAAGGGATATATGATAAATTCGCAAATGCTTTTGCAAAAGCTGTCCAAAACATGAAAGTTGGAGATGGTTTCACTGAAGGTGTGGAGCAAGGCCCTCTAATCAATGAAGCAGCAGTACAGAAGGTTGAATCTTTTGTAGAAGAAGCTACTTCAAAGGGAGCCAAAGTCCTCGTTGGGGGGAAAAGACACAGCCTTGGCATGACTTTCTACGAGCCTACAGTCGTAACTGGTGTTAACAGTGAGATGCTCTTGGCGAAAGAGGAAGTATTTGGCCCAGTCGCCCCTCTTTTGAAGTTCAAAACTGACGAAGAAGCAATCCAAATGGCTAACGACACCAATGCTGGTTTAGCTGCTTATATATTCTCAACAAACATCAAAAGAGCTTGGCGTGTTACTGAAGCTCTCGAATATGGAATTGTCGGAGTTAATGAAGGACTAGTTTCAACCGAGGTAGCTCCATTTGGAGGCGTGAAACAATCAGGTCTTGGCCGCGAAGGTTCTAAATATGGGATGGATGAATATTTAGAGATGAAATACGTGTGCTTGGGAAGTATGAGCTAA
- the LOC125851233 gene encoding succinate-semialdehyde dehydrogenase, mitochondrial isoform X2, with amino-acid sequence MTTDTQSVAAKLSSSGLLRSQALIGGKWVDAYDGKTIKVHNPATGEVITDVPCMGGRETNDAISSAYDAFSSWSKLTAAERSKYLRKWYDLIMAHKEELGQLMTLEQGKPLKEAIGEVSYGAGFIEFSAEEGKRIYGDIIPSPLADRRLFVLKQPVGVVGAITPWNFPLAMITRKIGPALACGCTVVIKPSELTPLTALAAAELSIQAGIPLGVVNVVMGNAPAIGDALLASPQVRKITFTGSTKVGKILMEGAAATVKKVSLELGGNAPCIIFDDADLEVALKGALATKFRNTGQTCVCANRILVQEGIYDKFANAFAKAVQNMKVGDGFTEGVEQGPLINEAAVQKVESFVEEATSKGAKVLVGGKRHSLGMTFYEPTVVTGVNSEMLLAKEEVFGPVAPLLKFKTDEEAIQMANDTNAGLAAYIFSTNIKRAWRVTEALEYGIVGVNEGLVSTEVAPFGGVKQSGLGREGSKYGMDEYLEMKYVCLGSMS; translated from the coding sequence ATGACGACAGACACACAAAGTGTTGCTGCTAAGCTGAGCAGCTCTGGATTGTTGCGGAGTCAGGCTCTTATTGGAGGGAAATGGGTTGATGCATATGATGGGAAGACTATAAAGGTCCACAATCCTGCAACAGGGGAGGTAATAACAGATGTGCCATGCATGGGAGGGAGGGAGACGAACGATGCAATTTCTTCTGCCTATGATGCATTTAGTTCATGGAGCAAACTTACTGCAGCTGAAAGGAGCAAATATTTAAGGAAGTGGTATGATTTGATAATGGCCCATAAAGAAGAACTTGGACAGCTTATGACACTAGAGCAAGGGAAACCTCTGAAAGAGGCCATTGGTGAAGTTAGTTATGGGGCTGGTTTTATTGAGTTCTCCGCTGAAGAGGGTAAGCGTATATATGGTGACATCATTCCATCACCATTAGCAGATAGGCGGTTATTTGTTTTAAAGCAACCAGTTGGTGTTGTTGGTGCAATTACTCCGTGGAATTTTCCCCTGGCTATGATTACCCGAAAAATTGGCCCTGCTCTTGCTTGTGGTTGTACAGTGGTGATAAAACCATCTGAACTCACACCCTTGACTGCTTTAGCAGCAGCTGAACTCTCCATTCAAGCTGGAATACCACTGGGTGTAGTGAATGTTGTTATGGGAAATGCACCTGCTATTGGAGACGCACTGCTCGCAAGCCCACAGGTAAGAAAAATTACATTCACAGGTTCAACCAAGGTTGGGAAAATATTGATGGAAGGTGCTGCTGCCACCGTTAAAAAGGTGTCTCTTGAGCTAGGCGGTAATGCACCTTGCATCATCTTTGATGACGCAGATCTTGAAGTAGCTTTAAAAGGAGCTCTGGCAACAAAGTTCCGTAACACCGGACAAACATGTGTATGCGCGAACAGAATACTTGTGCAAGAAGGGATATATGATAAATTCGCAAATGCTTTTGCAAAAGCTGTCCAAAACATGAAAGTTGGAGATGGTTTCACTGAAGGTGTGGAGCAAGGCCCTCTAATCAATGAAGCAGCAGTACAGAAGGTTGAATCTTTTGTAGAAGAAGCTACTTCAAAGGGAGCCAAAGTCCTCGTTGGGGGGAAAAGACACAGCCTTGGCATGACTTTCTACGAGCCTACAGTCGTAACTGGTGTTAACAGTGAGATGCTCTTGGCGAAAGAGGAAGTATTTGGCCCAGTCGCCCCTCTTTTGAAGTTCAAAACTGACGAAGAAGCAATCCAAATGGCTAACGACACCAATGCTGGTTTAGCTGCTTATATATTCTCAACAAACATCAAAAGAGCTTGGCGTGTTACTGAAGCTCTCGAATATGGAATTGTCGGAGTTAATGAAGGACTAGTTTCAACCGAGGTAGCTCCATTTGGAGGCGTGAAACAATCAGGTCTTGGCCGCGAAGGTTCTAAATATGGGATGGATGAATATTTAGAGATGAAATACGTGTGCTTGGGAAGTATGAGCTAA
- the LOC125851291 gene encoding uncharacterized protein LOC125851291, which translates to MLKLTKRNLAWQQLRRLSTAIRQTVEDEGDWFYSSEWWGTTSGGGDTVFRSISDKGNGVVSVVAYPSSKPENCYWGKTENWLQKRYEKMYPEHEQVGDFRILGYQWRNLHFNEETRQSTVKIMAAYRDSNPGSIYLMQQAECLAVPYVKSMVSSGLATIASCKFDLESAVCGRKSMKILCIGHGGGSIPLFLASKIQGAEVHIAEIDPVVISASVQAMGFPSYSVMTPSGSRAHSTPDPIQEVQWKGIHERIQLHESDAEKFLLENKNLYDLVFIDAYDGEDIFPHTLWDPHSPFLNALADQLHPEHGTVVVNLHSDVDFRDDDFIPPGSHLLPMGKYISKVCRSYKEALLGSKSSYNGLAYVVSVPWVCNTSLVVSRGLEKSNRDMVMRNIISKSLVVENILDLPFSCMQYLKRGFTLVN; encoded by the exons ATGTTGAAGTTAACCAAACGGAATTTGGCATGGCAGCAGCTGAGACGATTATCAACGGCGATTCGACAAACTGTAGAAGATGAAGGCGACTGGTTTTATTCATCGGAATGGTGGGGCACAACCTCCGGTGGTGGCGACACAGTTTTCCGATCAATTTCCGATAAGGGAAATGGCGTCGTTTCTGTCGTAGCTTACCCTTCTTCCAAACCA GAAAATTGTTATTGGGGAAAAACAGAGAATTGGCTTCAGAAGAGGTATGAAAAGATGTATCCAGAACATGAACAGGTAGGGGATTTCAGGATTCTTGGTTACCAATGGCGGAATCTTCACTTTAATGAGGAGACTCGTCAAAGCACAGTTAAAATAATGGCTGCTTATAGGGATTCAAATCCTGGTTCTATTTACTTGATGCAGCAGGCAGAGTGTCTCGCTGTTCCAT ATGTGAAGAGCATGGTCTCTTCTGGGTTGGCTACCATTGCATCTTGTAAATTCGATCTTGAAAGTGCAGTTTGTGGGAGaaaatcaatgaaaattttatgcATTGGGCATGGCGGAGGAAGCATACCGTTATTTTTGGCAAGTAAAATCCAAG GTGCTGAAGTACACATTGCTGAAATCGACCCTGTGGTAATCTCAGCCTCGGTTCAAGCAATGGGGTTCCCATCTTACTCAGTTATGACTCCATCTGGTAGCCGTGCACACTCAACTCCTGATCCTATCCAAGAAGTTCAATGGAAAGGCATTCATGAGAGGATTCAATTACACGAATCAGATGCTGAGAAGTTTCTCCTCGAGAACAAAAATCTTTATGATCTTGTTTTCATCGACGCATATGACGGGGAAGATATCTTTCCTCACACGCTATGGGATCCACACTCTCCGTTCCTCAATGCTCTTGCAGACCAACTTCACCCTGAGCATGGAACTGTTGTCGTAAACCTTCACTCAGATGTAGACTTCAGGGATGATGATTTCATTCCACCTGGTTCTCACCTTTTGCCAATGGGAAAGTATATTTCGAAAGTGTGCCGATCATATAAAGAAGCTCTGTTAGGGAGTAAGAGTTCCTATAATGGTCTGGCTTATGTAGTTTCTGTGCCTTGGGTATGTAATACATCTCTTGTTGTGAGCAGAGGTTTAGAGAAATCTAATAGAGATATGGTTATGAGGAATATCATCTCTAAATCCCTAGTTGTTGAGAATATTCTCGACTTGCCATTTTCTTGTATGCAATATCTGAAAAGAGGTTTTACTCTGGTGAATTAA
- the LOC125851277 gene encoding putative disease resistance protein RGA3 produces the protein MAETILYKLAAEILKSLSSLAAQQVGSIYGVADELHKLSTTVSSIQVVLTDAEKQQGSSHQDWIMRLKKVFFEADDLLDDFATEVTHRKLVNKVGIFFSKSNPVLYNLKISHRLKAIRQNLDLIAKDKASLDLVERRQPLLLEPNSVQLNLDRETYSFVPDGEVIGRNADKKEIVDFLLDSEIEEHVVVISIVGLGGQGKTTLAQWVYNDEMVKANFDKRLWVCVSDVFEVKMIAEKIVESAGGEKANYLQLNTVQNELTKMLDGKKYLLVLDDVWNENTLKWSKLKNMLIGGAKGSKILMTTRSDVVAEASGSVHQHKLGDLSEEEAWTLFEKMAFECNKESENSNLVEIGKEIVRKCGGVPLAIKSVGSLLRLKRTENEWIYFKNQDLSSITRGGNDVMAILRLSYNHLPQHLKICFAYCSLFPKDFEIQRFDLIDMWIAQGFIQSTISNRDNVEDVANSYFMDLLRRSFFQETEEHELFPLFQGIEKHESLPFYKMHDLIHDLAKEVADREFFSITKTEDTEVVPEQTLHASCLFQIDGSLVFPSDFYRKHIKLRTFIYLNGSPYSVMSNSKVKRTINLNGYPYNVMSNSTLERMISSFERLRILHLCQLQIELLPQSLGGLKHLRYLTISSKSIVTLPNSITKLHNLQILKLVRCYKLKKLPRDIWRLVSLRRLVCRFCRSLTHIPPGLWQLASLMHLDFTCSLEDMPGIGQLTSLRTLTDFIISKESCISGLASDRLNDLKGLVDLRNRLTIKFMGRVRAIGEITLTDVVKNMKHLRQLSVKFKYGNHEDDDTGDDLIMLEALQPHQNIESLGIVNYSRSRFPSWLMVENLGFLLPKLVYLDIRYCLKCQKLPPLWKLPSLQSLVLRNLNFVENIDGLEGDDKFMLPSDECYFSSLKRLELQAINEKIMKQILCPPHHPSPLRDLNNLTLGSVDGLTTVPEDVFKSLVSLQSLSIQECGNLVSVSTCLTHLSSLEHLCIENCPQLDLSSDEAMQFQAPGNLSTFSVVRLDKLTTLPVWLQHFSGTLKSIDIWRCPNFATIPEWIGDLISLNRLEIHGSPMLTSLPEGMRSLAALQLLFVIRGSSILKQRCQEEAGEDWPKIAHIPRVYIQE, from the exons ATGGCTGAAACAATTCTATACAAGCTCGCTGCTGAAATCTTGAAAAGTTTGAGTTCTCTTGCTGCTCAACAAGTAGGATCCATTTACGGAGTAGCCGATGAGCTTCACAAGCTATCTACTACAGTTTCTTCTATACAAGTCGTACTTACTGATGCAGAGAAGCAGCAGGGGAGTAGCCATCAG GACTGGATAATGAGGCTTAAAAAAGTGTTCTTTGAGGCTGATGATCTCTTGGATGACTTTGCCACTGAAGTTACACATCGAAAATTGGTGAATAAGGTAGGCATCTTCTTCTCAAAATCGAACCCTGTGCTTTATAATCTCAAGATAAGTCATCGACTCAAGGCCATTCGACAAAACCTAGATCTAATTGCAAAAGATAAGGCCTCCTTAGATCTAGTTGAAAGGAGGCAACCTTTGCTTCTGGAGCCTAATTCAGTCCAATTGAATTTGGATAGAGAGACTTATTCGTTTGTGCCTGATGGAGAAGTGATTGGAAGGAATGctgataaaaaggaaattgtGGATTTTCTTTTGGATTCTGAGATTGAAGAGCATGTTGTGGTTATATCAATTGTTGGTCTTGGGGGACAAGGAAAGACCACTCTGGCACAATGGGTGTATAATGATGAAATGGTTAAGGCGAATTTCGATAAAAGATTGTGGGTTTGTGTTTCGGATGTTTTTGAAGTGAAAATGATTGCAGAAAAAATCGTCGAATCTGCAGGAGGGGAGAAGGCTAATTACCTTCAACTAAATACAGTGCAAAATGAGCTTACGAAAATGCTTGATGGGAAGAAGTATTTGCTAGTGCTCGATGATGTGTGGAACGAAAATACCTTGAAATGGTCGAAACTGAAGAATATGTTGATTGGTGGAGCCAAGGGAAGTAAGATTTTAATGACTACTCGTTCAGATGTGGTGGCGGAAGCTTCAGGAAGTGTTCACCAACATAAATTAGGGGACCTTTCAGAGGAAGAGGCATGGACATTGTTTGAGAAAATGGCATTTGAATGTAACAAAGAGAgtgaaaattcaaatttggtgGAAATAGGAAAGGAAATTGTGAGAAAGTGTGGAGGAGTTCCTCTTGCAATAAAATCAGTAGGAAGCCTACTTCGCCTCAAAAGAACGGAGAATGAGTGGATATATTTCAAGAATCAAGATTTGTCAAGTATCACACGAGGAGGCAACGATGTAATGGCCATTTTGAGATTGAGCTATAATCACCTTCCTCAGCATTTAAAGATATGCTTCGCATATTGTTCCCTCTTTCCaaaggattttgaaattcaGAGATTTGATTTGATTGATATGTGGATTGCTCAAGGCTTTATTCAATCAACTATTAGCAACAGAGATAATGTGGAGGATGTTGCAAATTCATATTTCATGGATTTGTTAAGAAGGTCATTCTTTCAAGAGACTGAAGAACATGAATTGTTTCCGCTCTTTCAAGGAATTGAAAAACATGAATCCCTACCTTTTTATAAAATGCACGATCTTATTCATGATCTCGCGAAAGAAGTTGCAGATAGGGAATTCTTCAGTATCACTAAAACTGAAGATACAGAAGTTGTACCAGAACAAACTCTCCATGCGTCTTGTTTATTCCAGATCGATGGTTCATTGGTATTTCCCAGTGACTTCTATAGGAAGCATATCAAGTTGCGGacatttatttacttaaatggTTCCCCATACAGTGTCATGAGcaattcaaaagtgaagagAACGATTAACTTAAATGGTTACCCATACAATGTCATGAGCAATTCAACCTTGGAGAGAATGATTTCAAGTTTTGAACGTTTGCGCATTCTACATTTATGTCAGCTGCAGATAGAACTTTTACCTCAATCTTTAGGTGGACTGAAGCATCTAAGATACCTTACTATTTCTTCTAAGAGCATTGTTACTTTACCAAATTCCATCACAAAATTGcataatttacaaattttaaagttgGTCCGTTGCTATAAACTCAAAAAGTTGCCAAGAGATATTTGGAGATTGGTGAGCCTTCGACGTTTGGTATGTAGATTCTGCCGCTCATTAACCCATATTCCACCAGGACTTTGGCAGTTGGCAAGTCTCATGCATTTGGATTTTACTTGTTCCCTGGAAGATATGCCTGGAATTGGCCAATTGACGTCTCTACGGACATTGACAGATTTTATCATAAGCAAAGAAAGTTGCATATCTGGTCTGGCAAGTGACAGGTTGAATGACCTAAAAGGCCTCGTTGATCTCAGAAATAGATTAACCATTAAGTTCATGGGACGAGTCCGTGCAATTGGAGAAATAACACTGACAGATGTagtgaaaaatatgaaacatCTTCGACAGCTGAGTGTAAAGTTCAAATATGGGAACCATGAGGATGATGATACTGGAGATGATCTGATAATGTTGGAGGCCCTGCAGCCGCACCAAAACATTGAAAGCTTGGGAATAGTAAATTATAGCAGGTCAAGGTTTCCAAGTTGGTTGATGGTTGAGAATCTTGGATTTTTGCTACCCAAGCTTGTTTATCTAGATATAAGATATTGCCTTAAATGCCAAAAGCTTCCACCGCTATGGAAATTGCCATCTCTCCAAAGTCTTGTACTACGGAATCTCAACTTTGTAGAGAACATCGATGGACTTGAAGGTGATGATAAATTCATGCTACCATCAGATGAATGCTACTTCTCTTCCCTAAAACGACTTGAATTGCAGGCAATAAATGAGAAGATAATGAAGCAAATTCTTTGCCCACCGCATCATCCTTCTCCTCTTCGTGATTTGAATAATTTGACTCTAGGTTCTGTTGATGGCCTTACAACTGTGCCAGAGGATGTGTTCAAGAGTCTGGTGTCGCTCCAATCCTTGTCCATTCAAGAATGCGGAAACCTGGTCTCTGTATCCACATGTCTAACTCATCTCAGTTCCCTTGAGCATTTGTGTATAGAAAATTGCCCTCAGCTCGACTTGTCCAGCGATGAGGCAATGCAATTTCAAGCCCCGGGGAACTTGTCAACTTTCAGTGTTGTCAGGCTTGACAAGCTAACGACACTTCCAGTTTGGCTCCAACATTTCTCAGGTACTTTGAAATCAATAGACATTTGGAGATGTCCTAACTTTGCAACAATTCCAGAATGGATAGGCGACCTCATTTCCCTTAATCGGTTGGAGATTCATGGTTCCCCAATGTTGACATCCTTGCCAGAAGGCATGCGATCTCTCGCAGCATTGCAACTGCTATTTGTTATAAGAGGTTCATCAATCCTGAAGCAAAGGTGCCAGGAGGAAGCAGGAGAGGACTGGCCTAAAATTGCTCACATCCCAAGAGTTTACATACAAGAATGA
- the LOC125851282 gene encoding plasmodesmata-located protein 2-like — translation MVMGLSKKPFLCIFLAILAIFKNLPKMGLSKKPFFCIFSVYLVILAIFKNVAPAESASGNTNLVYKGCAKQALSDPSGVYSQALSTLFGTLVSQSSKSKFYKTTTGTGQTTITGLFQCRGDLSNIDCYNCVNGLPILIDKLCGTPVAARIQLLGCYMLYEVSGFPQISGMEMLYKTCSGKNAPGSGFEEKRDTAFSTLENAMSSANNGFYTSNYESVFVLGQCEGDVGSSDCGECVKSAVQRAQVECGSSISGQIFLHKCFVSYNYYPNGAPTKSSSSSSSSSSSYWSPSPSAGTGQNTGKTVAIILGGAAGVGFLVICMLFARNQMKKHDDY, via the exons ATGGTAATGGGGTTGTCCAAGAAACCatttttatgcattttcttGGCCATTCTAGCCATTTTCAAGAATCTCCCAAAAATGGGGTTGTCCAAGAAACcatttttttgcattttctcTGTTTACTTGGTCATTCTAGCAATTTTCAAGAATGTAGCACCAGCTGAATCTGCATCTGGAAACACTAATTTAGTGTACAAGGGTTGTGCAAAACAGGCATTATCAGATCCATCTGGTGTTTACTCACAAGCCCTTTCAACCCTTTTTGGCACTCTTGTTTCACAATCTTCAAAATCCAAGTTTTACAAAACTACAACTGGTACTGGCCAAACTACAATAACTGGTCTTTTTCAGTGTAGAGGTGACCTTTCTAATATTGATTGTTATAACTGTGTAAATGGTTTGCCAATACTGATTGACAAGCTCTGTGGCACCCCTGTTGCTGCAAGAATCCAGCTTTTAGGCTGTTACATGCTCTATGAAGTCTCTGGTTTCCCACAAATCTCAGGAATGGAGATGTTGTACAAGACTTGTAGTGGGAAAAATGCACCAGGGAGTGGATTTGAGGAGAAGAGGGATACTGCTTTTTCCACACTGGAAAATGCAATGTCTAGTGCTAATAATGGATTTTACACATCAAATTATGAGTCTGTTTTTGTTTTGGGACAATGTGAAGGGGATGTAGGCTCTTCTGATTGTGGTGAGTGTGTGAAAAGTGCTGTCCAAAGAGCTCAAGTTGAATGTGGTAGCTCAATTTCTGGCCAAATATTTCTTCATAAGTGCTTTGTCAGTTATAATTATTATCCAAATGGGGCTCCCacaaaatcatcatcatcatcatcatcatcatcttcttcatacTGGTCTCCATCTCCTTCAGCAG GGACAGGCCAAAACACAGGGAAGACAGTGGCTATAATATTAGGAGGAGCAGCAGGAGTTGGTTTTCTAGTCATTTGCATGCTCTTTGCAAGGAACCAAATGAAGAAACATGATG ATTATTGA